The Bradysia coprophila strain Holo2 unplaced genomic scaffold, BU_Bcop_v1 contig_297, whole genome shotgun sequence DNA window atattgtagcctacatttgtgtgcctcatatttcattttcgaaaaatgtacgaccgcaattccgaccacgaaggtgtcagctttcaacagaaaatacatttggttgtagttgtttgaccagctctgagaaaagtgagcagtttagcgaaattttcatgaaaatgaaCTGCTGTGAAATGTGTGGAAATTGCATCACACCAAATAAAGTAAAGAAGATTTTTAACTGGTACAGAACAAGATATTCGTACACTACATGCAAATGTGAAGAGGCACACTCTTGATTATGTAAAGCAAAAATTCTCGCTATGTCACATCCTTCGTTGCAAATCGccaataaaaatggaaattatttatcTTTTGGGTTAAcccaaaacaaaattcgtgGCCAAAATCCATTGTTCATTGAGCATTTCGGTTAACTATTTTTGCTCACAATTTTATCAACTATttgataacaaatgatttgtCTTATCTGCTCTTAATACTGAAACATTTCGATTAATAAAACAGTATCGTAAGGGATTTCATTCAAAAGGttgtaaaatatgaaatgcCACATCGCTTTCATTGTTCTTGGTCTAACGTATTGTGCCGTGGTTTCTGCATCTGTAGCGAGAGTGGATGAAAATATCTGGAAGAACTTGGAACAGGCTACAACTACCAATGTTAAAATCACATTCAAGAAAGCAAATACCAAGGCCGCCTTTGAACGCTTCAATTCATTGAAACTGACCAGCCGAAATGCTAAATTAAACAGCCAATATGCCATCCTAAAGGACCATACGGATGTTGTTCAAGCAGATGttatatttgatttaaaaaaggCATCAGCGCACGGTAAGAAACACGAGATTGCTCAACTATGGATCAGCAGTGAACTTATTGTTCGCAATGTCGACAAGGAAGTAGTTGAAATGTTAAGCGTCCATCCAGATGTTGCTTCATTGGAATCTGAATGGATCATTCAGCTGGATAATGGGATGGTAAGGACATCTATTCCATCAGGCAATAATACAATTTCAAACTATCAATGGGGTGTTGTCAATGTCGGCGCACCAGAAGTATGGAATGCTGGTAACAGAGGAACAGGAGCTGTTGTTGGAGTTATTGACACTGGTGCACGTGCTACACACGTTGCTTTGCGATACACCTACCGTGGAAACCAGCCTGGACAGAACCACAACTATAACTGGTATGCTCCTACTGGTCACGATGCTGCACCCAATGATAACCAAGGGCACGGGACTCATGTAATTGGTTCTGCAGCCGGTACCGAAGGAATTGGTGTTGCTCCAGGATCTTCCTGGATTGCTTGCAGAGGCTGTATTTCTCAAGGTTGCACTAACTTTGATCTTCTTCAATGTGGTAACTGGATGGCTTGCCCAACAAATACAGTTGGTGCTGCACCTGATTGTTCCAAAGCTCCAAACGTTGTAAATAACAGTTGGGGTGGTGGTAGTAACAATCCGTGGTATGATGCAATCATATCGGCTTGGAGAAACGTTGACATCGTTCCGATCTTCTCATCTGGAAATGCTGGATTCACCTGTGAGACCCTTATCTCGCCTGGAGATCGTCCTCTGGCAATCTCCATTGGAGCTACGTTAGCTAACAATCAACGATCGGGTCTGTCTAGCATGGGACCAACCGTTGATGGCAGAATAAATCCATTTATTGTTGCACCTGGTAATGAAATATACTCAGCATCTCACATGGACGATACCAGCTTCATTTCTTTATCTGGAACCAGTATGGCTGCTCCGCATGTAGCAGGAGTCGTTTCATTGCTCTTTTCTCGCAACCCAAATCTAAATGTTGCCCAAGTTACAGCAGCACTACGAGCTGGAGCTATTCCACATGCCGCAGTCGGTAAGTTGTGACTTTTTAATGAggtttgtttgtttcgttCGATCTATGCGCTACACATGTACTTCATCACGTAAAAGCAGCGCTCTCTTCTAGGCGCACTAACGGTTTGTAGCACAGCACTgtttctagcatgaacatagaaaatattcggaggctgatgaaatcacagtaggcactgcgtttcttttgtataGATGGATGACTTGTTTCGTTTTGTGAATCAAAACCCACAAACAAtcctaaagcctccaaatttgacacttgtcaattcagtgttcatgctagtagcagggcTGTTCTTGTAGCTCTCTGTTTACTTGGCGTTTTGTAAAGACAATGGAAAAACTGTGGctcttttgtattatttttgcttagtttacttgacagttttctcatggagtactttttgttgaattaaaaCCGTACTTAAGCGAATAGTTAAACGGCGTCACTGCGTAGAGGCTATTTCATTTCAGCCTTTCCAAAGTTTGAGTTCAGTTCGACTTAGAAACAAATTGCCTGCACgtacggaattttgaaaaccgacacatttcactggtttttatgtgaattttgATTCTATTTTAGTATGAAGAAATCAAAGTCTCAAATAAAGCATAgaacagaaaatatgtcggATTTCAAAATACTGTGCGTGTAGTGAAAATTCTTCCAATTAATTCATTGTTCTTCAATTATTAGGAGGTAGCTGCGGTGGAATCCCTGATAACATTTATCCAAATAATCACGTTGGTTACGGGCGTATCTCGGCTCCAGCTGCCATCAATTCGATTCCGCAGTCATTCTAAGTATTGATTGTTGTATGGACGtgttatttttggtttttatagaaaatatgaCTGTCATTAAAAAGAAACATGA harbors:
- the LOC119079070 gene encoding bacillopeptidase F-like, with protein sequence MKCHIAFIVLGLTYCAVVSASVARVDENIWKNLEQATTTNVKITFKKANTKAAFERFNSLKLTSRNAKLNSQYAILKDHTDVVQADVIFDLKKASAHGKKHEIAQLWISSELIVRNVDKEVVEMLSVHPDVASLESEWIIQLDNGMVRTSIPSGNNTISNYQWGVVNVGAPEVWNAGNRGTGAVVGVIDTGARATHVALRYTYRGNQPGQNHNYNWYAPTGHDAAPNDNQGHGTHVIGSAAGTEGIGVAPGSSWIACRGCISQGCTNFDLLQCGNWMACPTNTVGAAPDCSKAPNVVNNSWGGGSNNPWYDAIISAWRNVDIVPIFSSGNAGFTCETLISPGDRPLAISIGATLANNQRSGLSSMGPTVDGRINPFIVAPGNEIYSASHMDDTSFISLSGTSMAAPHVAGVVSLLFSRNPNLNVAQVTAALRAGAIPHAAVGGSCGGIPDNIYPNNHVGYGRISAPAAINSIPQSF